A part of Humidesulfovibrio mexicanus genomic DNA contains:
- a CDS encoding recombinase family protein — protein MTTSTTSSQGTGTKVFAYVRVSGKAQVEGDGFRRQEAEIQAYAKANGLEVVEMYREEGISGTASEADRPAFQDMVTAILRNGVRTVIVEGLDRVAREYRVQELLLTYLASKGIALIVARTGENVTEALMADPMRRALVQMQGVLSELEKNMLVKKLRQARDRKREEQGRCEGRHAFTKETLPDALRSVLEAIRRLRRRKPGQVQRTYAQVAEELNRQGHTSSKGLPFTGANVQNLWQRYRRLI, from the coding sequence CAACCAGCACCACCAGCAGCCAGGGGACCGGAACGAAGGTGTTTGCCTACGTCCGAGTCAGCGGCAAGGCCCAGGTCGAGGGTGACGGATTCAGACGCCAGGAAGCTGAGATACAGGCTTACGCCAAGGCTAACGGCCTTGAAGTGGTCGAGATGTACAGGGAAGAAGGCATTTCCGGTACTGCCAGTGAAGCGGACAGGCCAGCGTTTCAGGACATGGTGACGGCCATACTGCGCAACGGGGTGCGGACGGTCATCGTGGAAGGACTGGACCGCGTTGCCAGGGAGTACCGGGTCCAAGAGCTGCTTCTCACCTACCTTGCCTCAAAGGGCATCGCGCTGATTGTCGCCAGGACGGGCGAGAACGTCACGGAAGCCCTCATGGCTGACCCTATGCGAAGGGCGCTGGTCCAGATGCAGGGAGTCCTCTCCGAGCTTGAGAAGAATATGCTGGTGAAGAAGCTCCGGCAGGCCAGGGACCGCAAGCGCGAGGAGCAAGGCCGTTGCGAAGGACGCCATGCATTCACCAAGGAAACGCTGCCAGATGCCCTTAGAAGCGTCCTGGAGGCTATCCGTAGGCTTCGACGCAGGAAGCCGGGCCAGGTGCAGCGCACGTACGCCCAAGTGGCTGAGGAACTGAATAGGCAGGGGCATACCTCGTCCAAGGGCTTGCCCTTCACCGGAGCCAACGTGCAGAACCTTTGGCAACGGTACCGCCGACTCATCTGA